A portion of the Drosophila sechellia strain sech25 chromosome 2R, ASM438219v1, whole genome shotgun sequence genome contains these proteins:
- the LOC6619188 gene encoding uncharacterized protein LOC6619188 isoform X4, with protein MSAPKMQMHPPTKMEEDSDSRNGAYVPKMELLMTHYIHESKNAIMYRSSEPQFAARRNKKTRFVGNRRQLRNLSQPENSHKTSRSLCPDTAKSEPKVYSLRFVLNKSEDKEYRSMLKAQDDFSQSSCLCHNLSNANTEAGGYQNDGSLTGQCDYSDFLTTAGGIQSRADRIARIETCGIRTHLQPEAQILKPVTELNKTRFDQHSPDWVFKNSRIGDVSNSSKVSAYNSESPPEEYKGRTLYQATKLECAYKKNRRPLITTERKMSTAEAERPQTNYTDIKCDYKTCSISQGLHQNKAVLNKVPPSKQCKPFRSVDYDYYENIKKLHLSKESERQIRDNGDPNDLQNFLKKNLIKATTNELLKAAAQSTKKCNIDLERKLNDLNIREEDHNFNDSGNSYKNDPYLVSMSKMNSCKFMRSYNRDCETIFPTDDHSDLNEFRKSFRPQSVDLSSSASVSLSSCDGSCLNNDSMCGSEEDCCECNEYQCIASPPNDLSKDCLNAVEGVFCNTEYDDFHENITSSCCCSGSLCNDDDGGSYFDEGLSVDIKSENVQSLHESGADEKLTRKTILLVKTEDINDVTQGISDGTTYFTGSLNIAHLPKSSEIFKSPQDPEMQRHRRGHVLKELFETEKIYVNEIASILKGYYDRLRSDESAPASLQGS; from the exons ATGTCTGCtcccaaaatgcaaatgcaccCCCCCACTAAGATGGAAGAAGATTCAGATTCCCGTAATGGTGCCTATGTACCCAAAATGGAACTGCTTATGACCCATTATATACACGAAAGCAAGAACGCTATTATGTACAGGTCGAGCGAGCCACAGTTCGCTGCGCGTCGTAATAAAAAGACTCGTTTTGTAGGAAACCGCCGGCAACTAAGAAATCTTTCTCAACCCGAGAATAGCCATAAAACCAGTCGAAGTCTCTGCCCTGATACCGCTAAGAGTGAACCAAAAGTTTATTCTTTGCGATTTGTTTTGAACAAAAGTGAAGACAAGGAGTATAGGTCAATGCTCAAGGCGCAGGACGATTTCTCACAATCCTCTTGCCTTTGCCACAATCTAAGCAATGCCAACACAGAGGCTGGTGGTTATCAAAATGATGGTAGCTTAACAGGCCAGTGTGACTATTCGGATTTTCTAACTACGGCTGGCGGAATTCAATCCCGAGCAGATCGCATCGCACGCATTGAGACGTGCGGGATAAGAACTCATCTACAACCAGAGGCCCAAATTCTTAAGCCGGTAACGGAACTTAACAAAACTCGCTTCGATCAACATTCGCCAGACTGGGTATTTAAAAACTCAAGAATTGGAGACGTCAGTAACAGCAGTAAAGTAAGCGCTTATAACTCCGAGTCGCCTCCCGAAGAATATAAGGGGAGAACTCTATACCAGGCAACAAAGTTAGAATGTGCGTATAAAAAAAATCGTCGGCCGCTGATAACCACTGAGCGCAAGATGTCCACTGCAGAAGCAGAACGTCCCCAGACCAATTATACCGATATAAAGTGCGACTACAAAACTTGCTCAATTTCCCAAGGCTTACATCAGAACAAAGCAGTTCTTAATAAAGTTCCTCCTAGCAAGCAGTGCAAACCTTTCCGCAGCGTAGATTATGATTATTacgaaaatattaaaaaactgCATCTGAGCAAGGAATCTGAACGACAAATAAGGGACAATGGGGACCCAAACGATTTGCAGAACTTTTTGaaaaagaatttaattaaGGCTACAACCAATGAATTGCTTAAAGCTGCCGCGCAAAGCACAAAGAAGTGTAACATTGACTTAGAGCGCAAATTAAATGATCTGAATATAAGAGAAGAGGATCACAATTTCAATGACAGCGGAAACTCCTACAAGAACGATCCCTATCTAGTATCTATGAGCAAAATGAATTCTTGTAAATTTATGAGATCATATAATAGAGATTGTGAAACTATTTTTCCCACTGATGACCACAGTGACCTAAATGAATTTAGAAAGTCTTTTAGGCCACAATCCGTTGATTTATCATCAAGCGCTTCTGTTTCGTTGTCTAGTTGCGATGGGTCTTGCCTAAACAACGATTCTATGTGCGGTTCAGAAGAAGATTGCTGCGAATGTAATGAATACCAATGTATCGCAAGTCCGCCAAACGACCTTTCCAAGGATTGCCTAAATGCAGTTGAAGGTGTTTTTTGTAACACGGAGTATGACGACTTTCATGAAAACATAACATCTAGCTGTTGCTGCAGCGGGTCTTTGtgtaatgatgatgatggtggttcATACTTTGATGAAGGTTTAAGCGTTGACATAAAATCCGAAAACGTACAAAGCCTACATGAGAGCGGCGCAGATGAAAAACTTACACGGAAAACAATTCTTCTGGTAAAG ACTGAGGATATAAATGATGTAACACAAGGAATCAGCGATGGCACCACTTATTTCACTGGCTCTTTAAATATAGCGCATCTTCCAAAATCCAGTGAAATATTTAAGAGTCCGCAG GACCCAGAAATGCAACGACACAGACGTGGTCATGTTTTAAAGGAACTTTTTGAAACGGAGAAAATCTACGTTAATGAAATAGCGTCAATCTTAAAG GGCTACTATGATCGCTTGAGATCGGATGAAAGTGCTCCTGCCAGTCTGCAAG GATCTTGA
- the LOC6619188 gene encoding uncharacterized protein LOC6619188 isoform X3: protein MSAPKMQMHPPTKMEEDSDSRNGAYVPKMELLMTHYIHESKNAIMYRSSEPQFAARRNKKTRFVGNRRQLRNLSQPENSHKTSRSLCPDTAKSEPKVYSLRFVLNKSEDKEYRSMLKAQDDFSQSSCLCHNLSNANTEAGGYQNDGSLTGQCDYSDFLTTAGGIQSRADRIARIETCGIRTHLQPEAQILKPVTELNKTRFDQHSPDWVFKNSRIGDVSNSSKVSAYNSESPPEEYKGRTLYQATKLECAYKKNRRPLITTERKMSTAEAERPQTNYTDIKCDYKTCSISQGLHQNKAVLNKVPPSKQCKPFRSVDYDYYENIKKLHLSKESERQIRDNGDPNDLQNFLKKNLIKATTNELLKAAAQSTKKCNIDLERKLNDLNIREEDHNFNDSGNSYKNDPYLVSMSKMNSCKFMRSYNRDCETIFPTDDHSDLNEFRKSFRPQSVDLSSSASVSLSSCDGSCLNNDSMCGSEEDCCECNEYQCIASPPNDLSKDCLNAVEGVFCNTEYDDFHENITSSCCCSGSLCNDDDGGSYFDEGLSVDIKSENVQSLHESGADEKLTRKTILLVKTEDINDVTQGISDGTTYFTGSLNIAHLPKSSEIFKSPQDPEMQRHRRGHVLKELFETEKIYVNEIASILKGYYDRLRSDESAPASLQGKANVLFGNLDEIYSFHNDVFLKDLESCISVTERVALCFVKRRDTFYQLYSFYCQNIQRSEKLRETLVDTHMFFKECQIGLGHKLPLAAYLLKPVQRITKYQLLLKDLLLFTDNDSCINELKKALDCMLIVLKCVNDSMHQISITGFSGDLAQQGELLMQDSFQVWIESKKDIRLRMKPKRRHIFLYQKSLLLCKQTSKSGYNKSSYQFKSDVKILMQKTGQQKLLWNRSSSHQVFIKSKYILSRKTVNN, encoded by the exons ATGTCTGCtcccaaaatgcaaatgcaccCCCCCACTAAGATGGAAGAAGATTCAGATTCCCGTAATGGTGCCTATGTACCCAAAATGGAACTGCTTATGACCCATTATATACACGAAAGCAAGAACGCTATTATGTACAGGTCGAGCGAGCCACAGTTCGCTGCGCGTCGTAATAAAAAGACTCGTTTTGTAGGAAACCGCCGGCAACTAAGAAATCTTTCTCAACCCGAGAATAGCCATAAAACCAGTCGAAGTCTCTGCCCTGATACCGCTAAGAGTGAACCAAAAGTTTATTCTTTGCGATTTGTTTTGAACAAAAGTGAAGACAAGGAGTATAGGTCAATGCTCAAGGCGCAGGACGATTTCTCACAATCCTCTTGCCTTTGCCACAATCTAAGCAATGCCAACACAGAGGCTGGTGGTTATCAAAATGATGGTAGCTTAACAGGCCAGTGTGACTATTCGGATTTTCTAACTACGGCTGGCGGAATTCAATCCCGAGCAGATCGCATCGCACGCATTGAGACGTGCGGGATAAGAACTCATCTACAACCAGAGGCCCAAATTCTTAAGCCGGTAACGGAACTTAACAAAACTCGCTTCGATCAACATTCGCCAGACTGGGTATTTAAAAACTCAAGAATTGGAGACGTCAGTAACAGCAGTAAAGTAAGCGCTTATAACTCCGAGTCGCCTCCCGAAGAATATAAGGGGAGAACTCTATACCAGGCAACAAAGTTAGAATGTGCGTATAAAAAAAATCGTCGGCCGCTGATAACCACTGAGCGCAAGATGTCCACTGCAGAAGCAGAACGTCCCCAGACCAATTATACCGATATAAAGTGCGACTACAAAACTTGCTCAATTTCCCAAGGCTTACATCAGAACAAAGCAGTTCTTAATAAAGTTCCTCCTAGCAAGCAGTGCAAACCTTTCCGCAGCGTAGATTATGATTATTacgaaaatattaaaaaactgCATCTGAGCAAGGAATCTGAACGACAAATAAGGGACAATGGGGACCCAAACGATTTGCAGAACTTTTTGaaaaagaatttaattaaGGCTACAACCAATGAATTGCTTAAAGCTGCCGCGCAAAGCACAAAGAAGTGTAACATTGACTTAGAGCGCAAATTAAATGATCTGAATATAAGAGAAGAGGATCACAATTTCAATGACAGCGGAAACTCCTACAAGAACGATCCCTATCTAGTATCTATGAGCAAAATGAATTCTTGTAAATTTATGAGATCATATAATAGAGATTGTGAAACTATTTTTCCCACTGATGACCACAGTGACCTAAATGAATTTAGAAAGTCTTTTAGGCCACAATCCGTTGATTTATCATCAAGCGCTTCTGTTTCGTTGTCTAGTTGCGATGGGTCTTGCCTAAACAACGATTCTATGTGCGGTTCAGAAGAAGATTGCTGCGAATGTAATGAATACCAATGTATCGCAAGTCCGCCAAACGACCTTTCCAAGGATTGCCTAAATGCAGTTGAAGGTGTTTTTTGTAACACGGAGTATGACGACTTTCATGAAAACATAACATCTAGCTGTTGCTGCAGCGGGTCTTTGtgtaatgatgatgatggtggttcATACTTTGATGAAGGTTTAAGCGTTGACATAAAATCCGAAAACGTACAAAGCCTACATGAGAGCGGCGCAGATGAAAAACTTACACGGAAAACAATTCTTCTGGTAAAG ACTGAGGATATAAATGATGTAACACAAGGAATCAGCGATGGCACCACTTATTTCACTGGCTCTTTAAATATAGCGCATCTTCCAAAATCCAGTGAAATATTTAAGAGTCCGCAG GACCCAGAAATGCAACGACACAGACGTGGTCATGTTTTAAAGGAACTTTTTGAAACGGAGAAAATCTACGTTAATGAAATAGCGTCAATCTTAAAG GGCTACTATGATCGCTTGAGATCGGATGAAAGTGCTCCTGCCAGTCTGCAAGGTAAAGCAAATGTGCTGTTCGGAAACCTTGATGAGATCTACTCATTTCATAATGATGTTTTTCTTAAGGATCTTGAAAGCTGTATATCAGTCACTGAACGCGTTGCATTATGCTTTGTTAAAAGG CGTGACACATTTTACCAATTATACTCATTTTATTGTCAAAATATACAACGCTCAGAGAAATTACGTGAAACCTTAGTGGATACTCATATGTTTTTCAAAGAATGTCAAATAGGTCTTGGTCATAAGCTTCCTCTGGCTGCATATTTGCTTAAGCCAGTTCAAAGGATTACAAAATACCAACTTCTTTTAAAGGACTTGCTGCTCTTCACTGATAACGATAGCTGCATAAATGAACTTAAAAAGGCACTGGACTGTATGTTAATCGTTTTGAAGTGCGTAAACGATTCGATGCACCAGATTTCAATAACTGGGTTTTCG GGTGATTTAGCGCAACAGGGTGAACTTTTGATGCAAGACTCATTCCAGGTATGGATAGAGTCTAAAAAGGACATTCGTCTTCGAATGAAGCCAAAACGGCGGCATATCTTTTTATATCAAAAGTCTTTGCTGCTTTGTAAGCAAACATCAAAATCGGGATATAACAAAAGCAGCTATCAATTTAAAAGCGATGTTAAG
- the LOC6619112 gene encoding troponin C, isoallergen Bla g 6.0201, with the protein MADGEYDKEQLRILRNAFKAFDHDGAGTIEHADVSSILEILGQKLEPPAVKALIKEVDKGATGKLDFSQFCKLAARFIEVEEDVGALQNELKEAFRVYDKEGKGYLTVATLRGILHELDDKISNQDLDLIIEEIDADGSGTVDFDEFMQVMTG; encoded by the exons ATG GCTGATGGAGAATACGACAAGGAACAATTGAGAA TCCTTAGGAACGCTTTCAAGGCTTTCGACCACGACGGTGCAGGAACGATCGAACATGCTGATGTATCCAGCATTCTTGAAATTTTGGGCCAGAAATTGGAACCACCTGCGGTAAAGGCCCTTATTAAAGAGGTCGACAAAGGAGCAACTGGTAAATTGGATTTCAGCCAGTTCTGCAAGCTGGCAGCTCGTTTTATTGAAGTTGAGGAAGATGTGGGAGCTCTTCAAAATGAGTTAAAAGAGGCCTTCCGTGTATACGATAAAGAGGGGAAAGGATACCTGACAGTTGCAACACTAAGAGGCATTCTTCACGAATTGGACGATAAGATTTCTAACCAAGACTTGGATTTGATAATAGAAGAAATTGATGCGGATGGATCCGGTACGGTTGATTTTGACG AATTTATGCAAGTGATGACAG GTTGA